The genomic window GAAGATGGATTGGATCGAAAAGATAATAAGCAGCCCAGGAAAAAACGTGGCCGCTATCGGCAATATGATCATGAAATAATGGAAGAGGCTATTGCAATGGTAATGAGTGGAAAAATGAGTGTTTCCAAAGCACAAGGAATTTATGGGGTACCTCACAGCACTTTAGAATACAAGGTAAAAGAAAGATCTGGAACACTGAAGACTCCTCCGAAGAAGAAACTACGATTACCAGACACTGGGTTATATAATATGACAGATTCAGGGACTGGCAGCTGCAAAAACAGCAGCAAGCCTGTGTAGATTACTTGTTAGGaaaatgtttgtgtgtatgtgtgtgtgtttgcgtgtgtgtgcgtatgtgcacaggtgtgtatttgtgtgtctatatacacacatgtggGAATTACAAATGCTCACTCTGACAGGAGACATGAAATTTTACAGTTCAAAAACCACTTACATGCcttttgaaaaaaagttttattcagGGTTTTCACTGTGGACAGAATTATATAGTTGCTTACTTAATTCTGATAGTTTGTATTTAATCCTTGTATAAATAGGTGAAAAAGATTCAGGTTTTCTTTAGTAGTCAATAGCATAAAGCGTTGTGGGAAAACAAGTAATTGTcaagtgaaacatttttattggTGAAAGACCATTCCAGCCATTCAGTTGAACCATCTTATAATAGAAATATGATATTAATAGTTTGCagacattttatataacataCTTACAGTTATTGTAAGTATGTCAAACAACCAATCAAAGTTAAATAGACAGTTATCTCCAtactaagaaaaattaatatatacagtATTATTACACTACAGTGCATTCTATGAAATACAAAATGCACTCAAGTGCATCcaccaggaagagaagagaaaacctTAAAGGATATGtataatgaaatttaatatttatcatttaatagTTGATTTAGCAGGAAGTTGGGGTTTATAAggtatatacttttaaaaaaaactgacacATAGTTAACCCCAGCAGCTATAGAATCCTTTAATATAAGATGGAATActaagaacaaaaaataatttaaatttaattattaaaataatttaattttgtttttcatttgaaaaataagctAATGTGTAAGGTTAGAAAAGAAAGTTGGAATGCAACTTAGAGCATGTTTATGATGTGCACAGAAAAAGCTTGAGAATGATCATTTTGGTTTAAATGTGCTGGTTAGTTGATGTTATGACTACTTTAAATTTTAAGGATTGTGATACACTCCTACTATTGAAAAACCTCAGTGTAACTTTAATATATTTGCTGCTGtgacatttcaaaacattttcagtttATCAAAATGAATTACAGATTTCATTTTGGTGGGCGATACATTATCATTTTGCTAATAACCAAATTTGCAGTTTGTTCAGGGTCTTGAATATATTTACAGATGTTTAACACTGAAGCTGTTTTGAACTTTCAGTAATGTAAACTCTACTAATTGGGTAGTTAGAAGCTGGGCAGTGCATTTTAACTTTTACTATACTCATAAGAGAGACCAGTAATTTTTATATAGCAGTTTTAAAATATGGGTCAAAGTATCCATGTTGGATTTATGGAGTATGCAGTTTTAGtggtaaaatattataaagcatgTGCCTCCATTTAAATAGTGGggatttgctttatatattcagAATTCTCCGAGCACCCCTTTTCTGTTAAAATTCAGGTTCTGGTCATTTTTCTAAGCCAGTTTTCCTAAGTCCAAAAGGAATAATTatagctgaattttaaaaataagtgcacCTTGTCAAATACTTGTGTTTTTAcacttgtgtttgtgtgtatttaataatcacatatatatgtaatactaAAGAGATTTTCGGCCATTACATTTAAAAACTGCTTACATATgtttaaagaaactgaagagaaGTTACACAGCCAAGCAGTTATTTGGTCTCTGAGATCTATACTGAACCCTCTTCAGCTATTAATGTTACCTGCATACTAGGGTATGAATCCTCTTGCTCTTTTTTTGCCCCccaagaaaatatacataatagaTTACAGAACAGCAGATGTCAGGGTCATCTTCCTTTTTAAAGAGTTAAGCCATATTTTGTGAGGGTCAGAACTtggattatttaatatatttacccCTTCCCCCAttgaaaaacaaagttaaagGTAAAGTAAAtgtttcaaaacaattttattgacCTCTTTATACAGAATTTTACTTGCAAAACTTTGGGGGTTTGAATGCATTgcataatatttatattgtattgaGCTTTTTTATTCCTCACActatatttacattaataaattgATTGAGAAGTTTATAGTAAAGGGAAACTTACAGAACACTTTTGTATCATTTAAAAGATGACCTGACCAAAAACTTTACAGGATTCATAAATCAGGGATCATTTTGCTATTGACTTCACAGTGATCAGTAGTTTTATAGGTAATATTATAGTTAATTTGCAGCATTTTAGtacttgtattatttatttttggtcagaaatagtaaaataaaatattttttcatagtttataGGTAATGTTCAACccataacttttaaaagaaacaaaatgtttctaTTATTGAGTTAACTTTTTGATTATACAAACTaggaaaagcagggaaatttATGGGTTCCCCTTCTCCCCAGTGATTCTATTAAGTTGTTCTTTATGTTAAACTTTCaaagtactttataaatttaGTTACCAGTTACTATTTATTAATTGACAATTTTCTGAAAAATCCAGTTTCAGCAGACTTTTAATGAAGGTGAAAGCAACCCTTATGTGCTTTCTACTTATTTGAATGTTCctcaagtattttatattttaaaaaaaaaagaaggaaaaaaaacagtgcCTCTGTTTTTAGAAAACTACTGCTCAGTAAAGTTGTTTAAACCATTTCTGGTAGCTAATgacaattttatattaaattgtaTACTAACTTTAGTGAGACTGATTTTTTAGTTGTTTACAGTACAAAtacttgtatttgttttttaattgcagTATTTCCATTGTCGCAGTAATTTGGTAAAACTCTGTGGCTGCCTTGATTTTGACAGATTTTGTTAATATAAACTGATTGTTAGGCAATTAGTTATTTATGCATAAATCAATTGCACTATAATTCATGAattatttattacaatattttctaATGAATTCATGTATCTGTCTTGTGTTGTAAATGTACTGTAATTCTGTTCCTACTTTGTGTTGTTATATATCTAAATCTGATTGTATGAATTTTAATTGTTCAGTTAACGTGTTTCTAGGTTGTAATTTGTAGTAAAGCACTTCAATGCTTTTGCACTTAAATTTACAACACTGTTGGTGTGTGATTGATTTACTcattcagtaaaagaaaaaaaagaaaagcaaagaaaaaaacctgactACACTGACTTCTTTGATTCATTCTAGGCAGTTTTATTAAAAGTAGTATTAGAAATTGGCTTTTTCTGAAGAGCTATTTCAAGAAGCTTCTAATGGGCAAAATGGATAGTAACACTGAAAAACAAGGATGTTTTGGTTTATGAATCAAACAGGAAAaggttagaaaaaaattgaaataaaaatctgcaAGGGatctatgaaatatataattttagaaccTTTATATAATCATTTCAGAATAAATTCTAGATTGGAGACTTACATGTGTATTCaactattttttattcatatattagaCTTTTCTTTGAGACTCTAACAtgcaagaaatacagaaaagaaacaattagAAGCCAAATAAGCATATCATGGAGTTCTATAATTTGAGAACTTAGTTATCTAATAACTGATATATAAGATATAATCTAATATCTGAATATCTAATTGGTACCTTTATGAAGCTGTTCTTCATACAGCATTAGATGGGAATTACTGGCTGCCATGGTATTTTTGAAATTccattattaaaagtaataaactcaagaagaaaacttttaaagtatAAACTTACTTATAATGTCAAAAAAGGgatataaaaatcataatgtTCATAATTTTGTGAATTTAATCAAATTGAAATTATATTCAGAATACTTAACACTAGTCAttagttttcattatttctacTTCATATCTTActttattaacagaataaaagccTTTGAGCATTTTAGaaacagttataaaaatattaatctttaaaaatacagtacaacATTTTTCTGAGAATCATGTAAATTCTCTTTAATTATTAGTTAGATATGTTTAATAGGCCATAATATCACTTTAGAAACTGTTGAAGTGCGTCTGTCACAACATTTTGGGATTTCTTTTGCTTATATGAAAATTATCCCTTTCAATTTGCTGGAAAAGAATATAGTTATAGCTTAATATTTGATAGTAATTTGCTCTTGCCTTTgctgtctatatatatatgtattttttgaagtATCTAATTGAATCCCAGGAGTCAGTTCTATCATTTTATACTCCTAAACATgacaaaatttacaaaaacttATTTTCAGAAAGGAAGGGATTACTGGGGTCATGTCCTATCTTCATCTGTCTAGAGGCAGCAGTggacttaaaaaattttaatttcacatcTCTTCTCACTTTGTTTGATAGCTTCTTTATTTCAAATCTCATGCTAGTTTTAGTGAAACATTGGTTGAATCTAGTAAAGTTAAGTACTTTGCAGAAGTTTTgatcaaattttgttttaaatttgctcCCATAGTTTTGCTATTCAAATagctaatttttatgtaaatgaaatattGCATACTTATCTGTGAAACAGGTTATGTCAgttttaagcaacaaaataaaaatattccaccttttgttttaaaagaaaaatcctttcatttttaatgtgcATGAACACAATAATcccttatttaaacaaaatatattcttcaGTAGCAATTCATAATTAGCATGTCCCAATTCCAATCctaaataaaatttctgtaaaCCAGGAACTATTaacaacacaaacaaatgtaaCGAATCACAAATGAAAGGCTATTTTTCATGTACAGAGTTTGGTGatatgtttaattaaaatagatacttttctgaaacagaattctttaaatatattttttgcttcttGGTACTGGTAttggattaaaaatttttttgtagacttTTATATTGGTTGATAAGCAATCCTGAGTCTTAGTTAAAGTTAGATTTATATTAGTTTCTGCAGGGGGACATTTTCCAGcatttgaaatttaataattaGGTAAGTAATGCCTTTAGTTTTCATGTAATTACTTCAgtatttaaaatcaattaaaaatacactTCATTCTTAAATAGCTAATGCCTACCGCTTAATCTTAGAAAAGACATTCTGTtatttatatgaaacataaatcCCTTCATTTTCCTTGTGACTATGCAAAGCtctcttttaataatttcattttcactgccttgagaaaatatctattttaaataaagataagatTTTACTCCTAcatcttattttccttatttgcaCTAATATGGACTGATAATTATCAAAATAACTTATAAAATGTCTACTTTACAAAAATTTTAACTCCTGAAGCACTTCCCATAAAATATTAGTATCTTCAAAGCACTAAACATTATCAGTATTTAAATGTAATCATATATAATCATCAGCTTTTATATTGCAAAAATAGGGCTTTGCTTTGACTCTTATACTTTGTCATAGGAAATTAATTATCATCAGTGCTTCATTATATTTTTGCTAAACAATAATCGAGAGGTCATTATTGCAGATCCCCAGAGGAGTCAGGAATCCAGCAATACCACAATATCTTTTGTTCAAACTCTGTTAAAATTATAACTCCATATAATGGTATTTTTGCtgtaattcatttttttgtttgatttttatttttagttcaactGTTGATGCAAAATCAGAGGAAGCtactaaaatggaaaaaggaaaatcagcATTATGCAAAGTTTTGGAATCTTTGTGCATACATCACCAGCAACAAGTTTTGGCTATGTTGAAATTTCTAGTCCAAGAGCAGAATGCTGCTTCTCTTTGCTGTTGTAATACATCATGTGTTGTGGCTTCAGAATCTCAAAAGCCTTTAATTGAAGATGATTTACATGGTCTGTTCTGTAGTTGTGAATATAGGCTGGCAGAAAGAGGGTGTTtacaaaatgaaagacaaagccCTGGTTTAGAGCCTCTGTCAGTCTGTATTAAAGATTTGCATTGTTTATCTTGCCAAACTGTAACTATTGAATACTTTAAGACAGTAGCGAATAGAGGAATTGCAAACAGTTGTAATTCTCACAGGTGCTGTTCTACACTGTTACCAGACATTCACTCTACATCATCAGCCTTTCATAGTCCTCTTTTGTCAAGGGAAGTATGTGACCTTTCAGTCAGTCTTAAGGATGTTTGTAGATCTCGAagtccctcacccccaccatTATCACCTGTAGAGACTGAAGGATTTGAAAGATTGAAAGATGTCATCTCAGAGATTTCATCCttagaaaataaacttgaaaCAAACATTAACCAGCCTCCATCTCTCACACCAGCAGAAATAAGCAGCAACAAGGGTGATGATGAAGGtgaaatacataaaagtaaaaaatccaGTAACTCTGATTCTTTGCTCTCAGATGACAGCAATAATTATGCTACAATTCATGAAAAAGGTGAAACTGCTGTAATTTTTCAAGATTTAATGGATCgcattaatgaaaaattaaaatcaatagaaACCACAGAAATGACAAACCTTGTAAAATTAACTAGCAGTGATTGTAATACAGATAATGACCTAAAATTGGGAGATTTAATAACCTCTCTCTTGCATAATGCAAAGGCCAGTGATTACAGTTTTATGGAATTACTGAGTCAACATgataaaaaggtagaaaataaaattattcagacAAGATTTCGGAAGCGTCAGGAAACCCTATTCGCAATGCACAACTCCTCTGATTCACCCATGTGTAGAAGGCAGTCtttacagagaaaaagagaacttgCTAATCTTGgtgaaaattttataagaaaaaaatacactgaaaaaaatttaaggaaatcgATTCACAATGATGAGATGCTTTTATCAGACAAAGAAGAATTCTATGATTGCCAAGGGCCttctttacaaaattttaaaagccttcaAGATAAAAATCATGCAGAAACATCATTTTCACCAAATTATGCATTACAGTCATCGCAACTACCTCTTCCTAATTTAGAAACTAACCTGGCTTTTGATACATTTTCTGAAAGCTTAAAAACAACTTTGCCTGagaaaataagcataagaaaGTCACAAGAGAAATCtgcaactggaaaaaaaaatttgcaaaatcaTAGGGGGAATCCAAAATTAGAGAATACTCAAATTCCTTTGAGAAGTGATGTGTCCGGACTTTTGAACAGAACTAAACGAAATATTGTGCCTCCAGGATGGTATTCTATATATGtaacaaataattacatttttaaaaaatcccctaAGGCCAAAAAAGTATCTGAgtccacaaaagaaaaagattcaatGAAAAACATTCCAATTGAAAGCTCACCCAATATAGATCTAAACAAAATTGCAATGAATTCTAATTTACAAGTTGTTGTAGAGCGTTTGGAAGATACAATAAATATGGCCAAAAAATCTTGGAATAATCAGCCATTATCAGAAGGATGTAAAACATCCAAGAGAATGATAGAAATTGATGGAAAAGACCAAAATGCTGGGAGAAATATGACTCTTACTCTGAATAGAATGGCATGCAAAGAGCAGagtttatcaaaatctatggtaGTGTCCAGCAATATCAAAAGTCAGCATATGCCTCCAGTGGATTTGAATAATAAAAGACTTGACAATCTGAAAAAGTCATCTATTTTAGATATGGGTAGCTTGATTTCCAGTGTTGAAAATGTGCCAACAAAATATGAAGGTATCAAAAGCTCTTTTTCCAACTATTCCAGCCCTATCAAACTCATGTTTTTATCTGAGGTTAAAAGTAGTGAAGGAGTCAAATATACTTTAACTTCAGTTGGTACTTCCCAATCATATGTTGATCTTCCTTCTGAAAAATGTACAAACCACCATGTAATTGAAAAAAAGCCAGAAACAAATGAGGATATCCCAAATGCTAACTTTGAAAATTATAGTTCTAATCATTATACTGACACCCTTCAAATGGAACTAAACAAATTTAATTGtgcaaaagaaaatacagaatctTCTGCAATGTTtatagataatataaataatgataagCCACAAGAAGAACCTAAGGACAGTTCAAGCAGTGCTATTgattcatcttttaaaagaaaaccaggtAGACCAAAAAAAATAGGTCCCCAAGTTGTGAAACAGATCAAGCGACCAATTGGGAGAcccccaaagcctaaaatagaTCAAACAGACATCACCATTTGCCAACGTGACTCCTTTAGTGCTGGAAGGAAAAGCCCACAATCTGTCTTATCAGAAGTAAAAGAAGGTATTTATAGAAAAAGTATTACAGTGACTGTTATTTATGGACGGTCAAGAAGAACTAAAAGGCATGTCTCTGAAGGAAGTGTAAACATAAGCAATATTATGTCTATAAGCAATAATGTTGCCGATTTTCCAACTGAATATAATAGTCTCAGAAATATTAGAGAACACAAAATTGACTTGGGTGAAAGAATAAGTGCTGTATCAAGCTTGACTACTGAAAGTGAGGTCTTGGGATCTGGCTTTGACTATGTTAGACCCATCAAGAACAAGTCTGTgatacctcagccttccaagaaCATTATTCGACCAAATCATAAGCCTTTGGCAATAAGTAGGAAGCCTGGTAGACCTGCAAAAGTGAAAATTTCTGGCATATCTGTGACTATTAACAGAATTTCACCTCAGGAAAGAGAAGTAAGTATTAGCAGCTGCTTACCTcctttagaaaataatatgtttgaaaaaaatctgcctgAAGAAAAGCATGACCAACAATGCAATAAGATGGATAAAACAAGGCACGCTAAAGCTGACATATTTAAGAATGGATCAAAAAGTATGGTTGCTCCTATACCTTTGAGACATTCTGTTAGGGATAGAAAGCCATCTCTGCATTTCTTACATTCATTAGCATCTTCTAGCtcatttatttatagaaatgctGTGCTCCATAAGTCATATAAACTCCATTTGCAAAAAGGTAAAAGTCAGAAGGGAAAACATAGGCAGTCAAGGACAAAAATAGCTTCCAAAGATACCCCAAGAACTAGATATTCAAGGAATGCAAAAAAGTGTTTGGAAGATAAATTAGTACCCATTTCTGAAGTATCCTTGGACCCTATAATTTCCTCAAACCCTCTGCTCAGGTGGTGGGCTACTTCTACTTCAAATGATTCCTTGCTAGAGGAATTAAACAATAGATTTGAGCAAATAACAAACGCTTGGGTGAAAGTGAGTGGAGATGAAGTTGAAAATTGTGttcataaaaaaagagaatacattGGAAATGATCATTTCAAAATAGGAAGCCCTTTGGAAACTTGTCTTTTAGAACTTGAAGTTTCACCAGTAAAAAtgctttttcagaaaaaatatgatttgaatGAACTCTGTACCTGGTTTATGCAAACAACAGAAACACAGTCTCTTTCACTAGTTAGAAAAGCAAATGCTCGAAATCCTTTGGAAGTGATAAATACTAAGGGAATCAAATTAGGGAtgaaatattctgattttaataCCAGCCCCTTcagaaagcactttaaaaaatttgcacTCTCTTCTCCTTCAAAATCAGCAGAGAAGTTGCATATACTACATAAAGTGGTTAGCTCTCCACTCTTAAATGTGAAAAGTAATTTAGCAATAGCTAGGTTAAAAAGGACTGAGTTTAAGAGGTTGCATCATGAAAGatggagaagagagggaaagcTGCACAACCATGGTACAGTTGGTTGGAACTCTAAAAGGAGGAACTTAAGATTTTTCTGCCAGaaccaatttttaaataagaCTGAGGGGGCAACAGATGCTGACATCCCACTCCAAGGAAAAAGCACAGTAGATAATCAGTGTGTTTTGCCACCTGAGATCAAGGAGGACTTTTTGCAACAAAGAGTGGcaatgcctgacttcaaaatagATGCTAGTTTAGAGAATAAATTTAAGTCAGAAGCAAAAGAGAATGGAATAAATTGCAgccaaaaagattttgaaaaaggaCTAGGAAATGTATGTCCAGATAATTGGAGGTCAAAAACCTTAAAAGATTGTAGAATATTTTTGAGGAAGCTCAACTACCTTGAACACAGAAATACTTTTAAGCTAAATACAATCATTTACTCTCCTGAATCTATTGACAATGGAAGTAATCACCAGACTCAGATAGAGGAATCAAAGCGATTTACTTTAAGATCTCATTCTGCTAggcaaaattcttttaaaaagcaatctaaagaaatagaaaatgctaAAGCAAATAGTTCAACTGATAAATTTGCTGGCCAACTTGACAATAGTAAATTAAGTAAATGTGTTAACTTTGACAAGAATCCTTCTGATAGTTTTGAAGTTCTTAGCaatttgaacaaaagaaaaagaccacCATGGAAGACCACAGAAATgtcaacaaaaagacataaacGACAGTCTTGCAACAGTGGACAAATggcaaactatttttcaaaatccCTAGGTAAGTTCTTctctaattaattttaaagtttcattgtAGGTGCCTTGAGTCAAGTATACAATAacaggtagaaaaagaaaagctgattcagttttaatttgtttccaaaatatttggATAACCTAATTTCTTGGCACCTAGTATGAAACTCATGAAATTAGGTGCTGCCAAATGTACCAGTATGTTTCCCCACCTCTTAATTTATCCAGgatttcaaacaaataaaaatatgtttagtaGAGACCTAGAAAAcgtctttaaaatatatcattaatgtaaaagttattaatataaaagttataaCATCTGCTTTTTCATTTGATAGATCTgtataaaatcagaaaacagtttgacagATAAATATGACTAAGTCACTACAAATTAACTACTGTACTACAGGCTAatacatatttatctcttgataaATTAATAACTATGAGACCatgtagaagaaataaagactacCTCATTGCTGAATTGATAAAGGCTATCACATATTATAATCCTAGAATATCAAGCTCATATCCACTGTCAAGCTGTTGCCATTTGGAACCCACTTTAAGACTCTGATTATTTGAAGAGTGgtatagtaatttttttcaataaatcagaaaacttgagtatttttttttttttgagacagagtctcactctgttgtatgggccagagtgccgtggtgtcagcctagctcacggcaacctcaaactcttgggctcaagtgatcctcctgcctcagccttctgagtagctgggactacaggcacatgccaccatgcctgactaatttttctgtttctagtagagatgggatctcactcttgctcaggctggtctcaaacttctgagctcaagcgatccccctgccctggcctcccagagtgctaggattacaggtgtgagccaccgcacctggccaagtAGGTTTTTTTCATATCAGACATTGAGCTCATTTCTGCAGATATTATAAAGATGAGGATTCCTTTCCACAGATAATCCATAGCTTAGTAAGAAAGAGTAATATACAATTCATTGTTAAGGTAATGCTGAAGTCAGAATGTACACCACAATTACTTTGGCAAGTAATTATGTGCTTTACTAAGTTATGCTGACCTGACCTTGGTACTTTAGGGAAAGACTGTTAACCTTTAGAACCTAGCAAAAATACCGTAGGAACAGTGTAGTTGCCGGCATGTACAACTCTGCTTATTGATAGGTGCTGGACAATGCAGGATATTTAGGAGTGTAGGAGTGCTTATTAAATTTCTTCCTTAACATGAAAGAGTGCCAAGTTACATTTGGCAATTTAAGGATATTTTATCATATGGTTGCCttgttatattatcttttttaggGGTATTTTTTGAAGGTTGGGAAAGTATTGGTGGCTTTATTTTTGTTACCttttataaaactaatttaaaagctaaaataagtAATAGCAggtcttaaaatattaaaagcagtaAATTCTAGACTTTTAATAGGTTAATAATTTTTGTGGCCTCAAAAACTCAATTATTTAACTGAATAACCTTAAAAT from Eulemur rufifrons isolate Redbay chromosome 19, OSU_ERuf_1, whole genome shotgun sequence includes these protein-coding regions:
- the LCORL gene encoding ligand-dependent nuclear receptor corepressor-like protein isoform X1 translates to MDKGRERMAAAAAAAAAAAAQCRSPRCAAERRGFRRELDSWRHRLMHCVGFESILEGLYGPRLRRDLSLFEDCEPEELTDWSMDEKCSFCNLQREAVSDCIPSLDSSQSTPTEELSSQGQSNTDKIEYQAENYLNTLFRKKDLPQNCDPNIPLVAQELMKKMIRQFAIEYISKSGKIQENRNGSIGPSLICKSIQMNQAENSLQEEQEGPLDLTVNRMQEQNTQQGDGVLDLSTKKTSIKSEESSICDPSSENSMAGSTVDAKSEEATKMEKGKSALCKVLESLCIHHQQQVLAMLKFLVQEQNAASLCCCNTSCVVASESQKPLIEDDLHGLFCSCEYRLAERGCLQNERQSPGLEPLSVCIKDLHCLSCQTVTIEYFKTVANRGIANSCNSHRCCSTLLPDIHSTSSAFHSPLLSREVCDLSVSLKDVCRSRSPSPPPLSPVETEGFERLKDVISEISSLENKLETNINQPPSLTPAEISSNKGDDEGEIHKSKKSSNSDSLLSDDSNNYATIHEKGETAVIFQDLMDRINEKLKSIETTEMTNLVKLTSSDCNTDNDLKLGDLITSLLHNAKASDYSFMELLSQHDKKVENKIIQTRFRKRQETLFAMHNSSDSPMCRRQSLQRKRELANLGENFIRKKYTEKNLRKSIHNDEMLLSDKEEFYDCQGPSLQNFKSLQDKNHAETSFSPNYALQSSQLPLPNLETNLAFDTFSESLKTTLPEKISIRKSQEKSATGKKNLQNHRGNPKLENTQIPLRSDVSGLLNRTKRNIVPPGWYSIYVTNNYIFKKSPKAKKVSESTKEKDSMKNIPIESSPNIDLNKIAMNSNLQVVVERLEDTINMAKKSWNNQPLSEGCKTSKRMIEIDGKDQNAGRNMTLTLNRMACKEQSLSKSMVVSSNIKSQHMPPVDLNNKRLDNLKKSSILDMGSLISSVENVPTKYEGIKSSFSNYSSPIKLMFLSEVKSSEGVKYTLTSVGTSQSYVDLPSEKCTNHHVIEKKPETNEDIPNANFENYSSNHYTDTLQMELNKFNCAKENTESSAMFIDNINNDKPQEEPKDSSSSAIDSSFKRKPGRPKKIGPQVVKQIKRPIGRPPKPKIDQTDITICQRDSFSAGRKSPQSVLSEVKEGIYRKSITVTVIYGRSRRTKRHVSEGSVNISNIMSISNNVADFPTEYNSLRNIREHKIDLGERISAVSSLTTESEVLGSGFDYVRPIKNKSVIPQPSKNIIRPNHKPLAISRKPGRPAKVKISGISVTINRISPQEREVSISSCLPPLENNMFEKNLPEEKHDQQCNKMDKTRHAKADIFKNGSKSMVAPIPLRHSVRDRKPSLHFLHSLASSSSFIYRNAVLHKSYKLHLQKGKSQKGKHRQSRTKIASKDTPRTRYSRNAKKCLEDKLVPISEVSLDPIISSNPLLRWWATSTSNDSLLEELNNRFEQITNAWVKVSGDEVENCVHKKREYIGNDHFKIGSPLETCLLELEVSPVKMLFQKKYDLNELCTWFMQTTETQSLSLVRKANARNPLEVINTKGIKLGMKYSDFNTSPFRKHFKKFALSSPSKSAEKLHILHKVVSSPLLNVKSNLAIARLKRTEFKRLHHERWRREGKLHNHGTVGWNSKRRNLRFFCQNQFLNKTEGATDADIPLQGKSTVDNQCVLPPEIKEDFLQQRVAMPDFKIDASLENKFKSEAKENGINCSQKDFEKGLGNVCPDNWRSKTLKDCRIFLRKLNYLEHRNTFKLNTIIYSPESIDNGSNHQTQIEESKRFTLRSHSARQNSFKKQSKEIENAKANSSTDKFAGQLDNSKLSKCVNFDKNPSDSFEVLSNLNKRKRPPWKTTEMSTKRHKRQSCNSGQMANYFSKSLACYK